In the genome of Thiorhodovibrio winogradskyi, the window CGGTGTTGATGTTGCTCACCCAATATTGCAGCCCTCCTTCATCTGGGGCGTAGCCGAGGGTGGCGATGCTGAACATGCGGGTTTCGATCGGGGCGCCATCGATGGCAAGCGCATAGCCGTTGTTGGTGTCGCCACAGGTGCCTTGGGAAACAGACGCCAACCTCCCGGTCGCAGATGCGCTCGCCAGTAAGCTCGCAGCGCAGGCGCTAGCCGGCGACGATTCGCTGCATCGCCTCTTTTGAAGCACGGCCCCACTTGTCGCTAAGTTCTGGTCCAACTCATTTACCGCTGAGCCAGCATGTCTTCAGGCAGGTCCGGCATCGCTGGGATCGAATTCAAGACGGGCTTCGTAGGGATCATTCGATGCTGCCGACCTTCGTCGCGTTCCCACCATCGCGTTCTGGTGTAGGATTGATTCCATCGCGATCTTTGCTACTCCTGCGGATTCGGTGTTTGGTCGGCACGAGTCATCCCAATCCTTACAACCTCGGGGCGTCTCTTGGAGCATATCGGGCGCTACAAAGCCAACTTCAGCAAGGGCGGACTGATGGTCCCGGAGAGTCGGCTGGTGGCCGGTTTACTGCTCCAGGGCGTTGATCGCGAGCGGTGGGAGCAGGCGATTCGGGTCGAGAACGTCCTGGCCAAACGCTCGCCATCGACGGCGATCACCAAAGCGAATCTAATCCGGGCGCGGCTGCGTAGCATGCCTGCAAGTCTGTGGGAGTTGATTCGCGATGGCAGCCGGCCGGTGGCGACACAGTCGGTTATTGCGGCCACCGCCGCTTACTCTCCTCTGCTTGGTGACTTTCTTGATCTGGTTGTGCGCGATCTCTACCGCCGTCTGGAGCGGCAGCTCAAACGCGCGCACTGGGACCAGTACGTCGATGACTGCAGGATGCGTGATCCGCGCATGCCAAGCTGGAATGAGTCGACGCGCACGACCCTGCGAACGCGTGCATTTGGCATGTTACGCGAAGCCGGGTATATTGCAGCCGGTTGTGCGCACGCACTGCAACCCCTGCAGATTGCTCCCGAGGTGGTGACGGTCTTACGCGAGGCCGAGCAGTGGTATGCGTTACGCTGTATTCAGCTCACTGACTGAAAAGCCTGACCGAGACGCAAGCCTATGAGCGGCGACTTCAACCAGCGGCTCGACGAAATTCTCTCTCGGATCACTGGGGATGACTTTCTCCACGGGCGGGGGCTTGGCAATGAGATCCCCTTCTACGCCTTCGATTACCCACCAGAGCAGGAGCCTGCGGTACGCGAGCACATCGCCTTTCTGCTGCAGCAGCTCCCGAAACAACGGCCCGATCTGCGCGTCGGTCACGTTAACCTGTTCCGGCTGATGATCGATACACTCAAGACGCGGAATTTCTATACCAAGGCGCTCGATCTGCAGCGCAAGAAGGGCGATGCCGCGGTACTCAAAGCACTGGCCGCCCCGCTCGACGCGGGCAAGCTGGCCGCGGCGCTGATCGACCAAGCGGACCCGGCGGCGAAGGATCTGGTCTTGGTCTCCGGGATCGGCAGCGCCTACCCGCTGCTGCGCACTCACAATCTTCTGAACAACCTGCATGCCGGCATGGGCAGCACGCCACTGGTGCTGTTCTATCCCGGCGTCTATGACGGCCAGTCGTTGCGGCTGTTCGGTCTGTTGCAAGACAAGCCTTATTATAGGGCGTTTCGGTTGGTGGATTGAGAAGAAGTTAAGAAGTTAAGAGGTTAAGAAGTTAAGAGGTTAAGAGGTTAAGAAGTTAAGAAGTTAAGAAGTGAGGTGTTGCGGATGTGTCCCATAGATGTCGCAACATCCTAATACATTGATTTTACAAATTGCAGACATCCGCTCTTCTTCTCCACTTCAATTCTCCCAACTTCCTCCCTATCTTAACTTCCTCACTTCCTCGCTTCTTAACTTCTTAACTTCCCCCCTTCTTAACTTCTTAACTTCTTAACTTCCCCCCCTTCTTAACTTCTTAACTTCCCCCCTTCTTCACTTCCCCCCCATGCTCATCAAAAACCTTTTCACCAAACCCGTCGACCGCCCCATCAACGGCGTGATCAAGGCCGATCAGGACGATGCCGCCTCGGTGTGGCAGGAACTCGACGAGTATGTCATCACCAAGGAGCTCGACACCCACTTCCGGCGCTTCTTCGACGCCTTTCTCAAGACCATCGACCAGGCCGGCGACCCACATGTCCTGGGTTTGATCGGGGTGTGGATTTCCGGCTTCTTCGGCTCCGGCAAGTCGCATTTCCTCAAGATCCTGTCCTACCTGCTCGAGAACCGCGAGATCAGCTACCAGGGGCAGACCCGGCGGGCGATTGACTTCTTCGACGGCAAGATCCAGGACGCCATGCTCGCCGGCGACATCAAGCGCGCGCTCAGTACCGACACCGATGTGATCCTGTTCAACATCGACAGCAAGGCCGACAGCAGCGGACGCGACGCCATCCTGCGGGTGTTCCTCAAGGTGTTCAACCAGAAGCTCGGTTACAGCGGCGATTACCCGCACCTGGCCGATATCGAGCGCCGCCTCGACCAGCAGGGCGAGCTTCAGGCGTTCAAGGCCGCCTTTCATGCCGTCGCGGGAGTCGACTGGGACGCCGAGCGCGACGGGTACAGCTTCTATCAGGACGAGATCGTTCAGGCCCTGGCCGATACGCTGGGCAAAAGCCCCGAGGGCGCGCGCGCCTGGCTGGAGCGCGCGGAAGCCGATTTTGAGTCCCTGCTGACGGTGGAGAACTTCGCCGGTTGGGTGCGCGAATACTTGGATCAACCGCACCCAGGGCAAGCCGCCGCACCCGGCCAAGGCCGCCGCATCGTCTTCCTGGTCGATGAGATCGGCCAGTTCATCGGTCAGGACACCCACCTGATGCTGAGCCTGCAAACCATCACCGAGAACCTCGGCACCGCCTGCGGCGGGCGCGCCTGGGTGGTGGTCACCTCGCAAGAGGACATCGACGCCATCCTCGGCGAAGTGCGCGCGTCCAAGGCCAATGACTTCTCCAAGATTCAGGGCCGTTTCAAGACCCGGTTGTCGCTGTCCAGCGGCAATGTCGATGAGGTGATCCAGAAGCGCCTGCTGACCAAGACCGAGCCGGCGCGTGCCGCGCTGAGCCAGGTCTATGCCGAGAGCGCCGACATCCTCAAGAACCAGCTCAGCTTCAGCCACGTCGGCATGACCTTCAAGCCCTTCGCCGACGCCGCCGACTTCGCCGCCGTCTATCCCTTTGCGCCCTACCAGTTCCAGCTGGTGCAGAAGATCTTCGAGGCCATTCGCCGCCACGGCGTCACCGGCTTGCATCTGGCGCGCGGCGAGCGCTCGATGCTCGATGCCTTTCAGTCCGCCGCGACCCAGCTCAGGGACACCGAGGTCGGCGTTTTGGTGCCCTTGTACCGCTTCTATCCGGCCATCGAGAGCTTTCTCGAAGGGGTGGTCAAGTCGACCATCGACAACGCCGAGCGCAACGACAAGCTCGACCCCTTCGATACCCTGGTACTCAAGACCCTGTTCCTGATCCGCTATGTCGATGAGATTCGCGGCAACGTCGATAACCTGGTGACGCTCTTCGTCGACCGCATCGACGCCGACCGCCTGGCCCTGCGCCACCAGATCGAAGCCAGCCTGCAACGCTTGGAGCGCGAAACCCTGATCGGCCGCAATGGCGAGGACTTCTTCTTCCTCACCAACGAGGAGCGCGACATCAGCCGCGAGATCAAGGACATCGATCTCAGCCCCGCCGAGGAGACCAAGCTGCTCGCCGAGCTGCTGTTCGAGGACGTGCTCAAGGGACTACGCAAGCACCGCTTTCCGGACAACGGCAAGGACTTCGGCCTCACCCGCCTGTGCGACCTGCACCCGCACGGGCAGCGCAGCGACGGCGATCTGGTGCTCTCCGTCATCACCCCGCTGGCCGACGACTATGGCC includes:
- a CDS encoding DUF1819 family protein, translated to MEHIGRYKANFSKGGLMVPESRLVAGLLLQGVDRERWEQAIRVENVLAKRSPSTAITKANLIRARLRSMPASLWELIRDGSRPVATQSVIAATAAYSPLLGDFLDLVVRDLYRRLERQLKRAHWDQYVDDCRMRDPRMPSWNESTRTTLRTRAFGMLREAGYIAAGCAHALQPLQIAPEVVTVLREAEQWYALRCIQLTD
- a CDS encoding DUF1788 domain-containing protein gives rise to the protein MSGDFNQRLDEILSRITGDDFLHGRGLGNEIPFYAFDYPPEQEPAVREHIAFLLQQLPKQRPDLRVGHVNLFRLMIDTLKTRNFYTKALDLQRKKGDAAVLKALAAPLDAGKLAAALIDQADPAAKDLVLVSGIGSAYPLLRTHNLLNNLHAGMGSTPLVLFYPGVYDGQSLRLFGLLQDKPYYRAFRLVD
- the brxC gene encoding BREX system P-loop protein BrxC — protein: MLIKNLFTKPVDRPINGVIKADQDDAASVWQELDEYVITKELDTHFRRFFDAFLKTIDQAGDPHVLGLIGVWISGFFGSGKSHFLKILSYLLENREISYQGQTRRAIDFFDGKIQDAMLAGDIKRALSTDTDVILFNIDSKADSSGRDAILRVFLKVFNQKLGYSGDYPHLADIERRLDQQGELQAFKAAFHAVAGVDWDAERDGYSFYQDEIVQALADTLGKSPEGARAWLERAEADFESLLTVENFAGWVREYLDQPHPGQAAAPGQGRRIVFLVDEIGQFIGQDTHLMLSLQTITENLGTACGGRAWVVVTSQEDIDAILGEVRASKANDFSKIQGRFKTRLSLSSGNVDEVIQKRLLTKTEPARAALSQVYAESADILKNQLSFSHVGMTFKPFADAADFAAVYPFAPYQFQLVQKIFEAIRRHGVTGLHLARGERSMLDAFQSAATQLRDTEVGVLVPLYRFYPAIESFLEGVVKSTIDNAERNDKLDPFDTLVLKTLFLIRYVDEIRGNVDNLVTLFVDRIDADRLALRHQIEASLQRLERETLIGRNGEDFFFLTNEERDISREIKDIDLSPAEETKLLAELLFEDVLKGLRKHRFPDNGKDFGLTRLCDLHPHGQRSDGDLVLSVITPLADDYGLYDETRCILNSAADGGALILKLPDDKTLAREIRTLIQTDKYVGRKNDGSASHTTLRILRERQEENRERRARLLRMLDAHGQEAACHAAGQPVPTKAKSAAQVIIDGLNYLVRNSFNKLGYLTQLSANPQAEIKAILSATDVDDLGFSLEAGQGNQQAIQELAQHIELMASANHAMVLEALVQERFGRRPYGWPEWEVVLLIARLLRRGDISLVLDGDTLSLEKAYEPLTSPSKWRKLRLIKRKTVDSGQLQQARQLAKELFSSLAPDGEDAIDAHLREQLGRWRGDLSEYQTLAGTGQYPGGPTIADALGVIKALSAETDSVSLIEQFLARKSDLLDLADDIHELRNFYTHQRQAWDQLIDAKQRFQANRTELEQHGDAAAALKRIAEILAAPAPYGMVKEAAGLIHRIEQVNDGLIAAQRDRILPEIDKQLAKVQSELDAAQADNTLSNQCLYPLQQLKQQIAAQTSLAHITQAGIRALELADAAFAKIEASAPPPPKQPSDGVKEKPGQPYVKPRRVIKPAALAPEGYLETQADIDAYLDKLRGALETVIAAGDRIELR